From the Chloroflexota bacterium genome, one window contains:
- a CDS encoding long-chain fatty acid--CoA ligase produces MPETLPQYLAMHAERTPDKVALRERIYGIWQPVTWKQYYDHVKYFALGLHALGLKPEDTVAIIGDNRPEWLFAELAAQSMGAKSVGIYQDSVSEEVLDIVSRSDATFVVAEDQEQVDKLIEIWPQLEGQVHKVIYYDPKGLRNYTEDYLMYFLDVEALGKEYEQEHPGFYEERVARGKSSDLAILSTTSGTTSRPKLAMLTHGNLISMGKNLMAVDPMEPDDEFVSFLPLAWIGEQMSSVACALNVGFKINFPEAPETVQHDMREIGPQMVFSPPRIWESLVSQVQVKIEDTTRFKRFMYNWAMPIGYRMADIRFRKEKPSLGLKILYFLADWLVFENIKDQLGLRRLKRAYTGGAALGPDIFRFFHAMGVNLKQIYGQTEIVGIAVVHRDGDIKFQTVGLPIPETELKIAENGEILMRSPAVMVGYYHDPEATAQAIDEEGWLHSGDAGYLDEDGHLIVIDRAKDVMTLADGTKFSPQFIENKLKFSPYIREAVVFGGDWPFVTAFINIDFANVGKWAEKHQVPYTTYTDLAQKPEVYEIVKAHVLQANADLPPAARIRRFLLLHKELDADDAELTRTRKVRRRLIAKRYDDLISALYSDATSVPVETTITYQDGRTATIRTNLRIEDVDISDAAGK; encoded by the coding sequence ATGCCTGAAACGCTGCCTCAATACCTCGCCATGCACGCCGAGCGCACCCCCGACAAAGTGGCATTGCGCGAGCGCATTTACGGCATCTGGCAACCCGTTACCTGGAAGCAATATTACGACCACGTCAAATATTTCGCGCTGGGCCTGCATGCCCTGGGTCTCAAGCCGGAAGACACCGTGGCTATCATCGGCGACAATCGTCCGGAATGGCTCTTCGCCGAACTGGCTGCCCAGTCTATGGGGGCAAAGTCGGTGGGCATCTATCAAGACTCGGTGAGCGAAGAGGTGCTCGATATTGTCAGCCGGTCCGACGCCACCTTTGTGGTCGCCGAAGACCAGGAACAGGTTGACAAACTGATTGAAATCTGGCCGCAACTGGAAGGCCAGGTGCACAAGGTCATCTACTACGACCCCAAGGGCCTGCGCAACTACACGGAAGACTACCTCATGTACTTCCTCGACGTGGAAGCCCTGGGCAAGGAATATGAGCAAGAGCACCCCGGCTTTTACGAGGAAAGGGTCGCCCGCGGGAAATCTTCCGACCTCGCTATTCTTTCGACCACGTCGGGCACCACTTCGCGCCCCAAACTGGCCATGCTCACCCACGGCAACCTGATCAGCATGGGCAAGAACCTGATGGCTGTGGACCCAATGGAGCCCGACGACGAGTTCGTCTCCTTCCTGCCGCTGGCCTGGATCGGCGAACAAATGAGTTCGGTGGCCTGCGCGCTCAATGTGGGCTTCAAAATCAACTTCCCCGAAGCGCCGGAAACCGTGCAGCATGACATGCGGGAAATCGGCCCCCAGATGGTCTTCAGCCCGCCCCGCATCTGGGAAAGCCTGGTCAGCCAGGTGCAGGTCAAAATCGAAGACACTACTCGTTTCAAGCGCTTCATGTACAACTGGGCCATGCCCATCGGCTACCGCATGGCCGATATCCGCTTCCGCAAAGAAAAGCCCTCGCTGGGGTTGAAAATCCTCTACTTTTTGGCCGACTGGCTGGTGTTCGAGAACATCAAAGACCAGCTCGGGCTGCGGCGGCTGAAGCGGGCTTACACCGGCGGCGCGGCCCTGGGGCCGGACATCTTCCGCTTCTTCCACGCGATGGGCGTCAACCTCAAGCAGATCTACGGCCAGACCGAAATCGTGGGCATTGCGGTGGTGCATCGCGACGGCGACATCAAGTTCCAAACCGTCGGCCTGCCAATTCCTGAGACCGAGCTCAAGATTGCCGAAAACGGCGAAATTTTGATGCGTTCCCCCGCGGTGATGGTTGGCTATTACCACGACCCCGAAGCCACCGCCCAGGCCATTGACGAGGAAGGCTGGTTGCATTCCGGCGACGCGGGCTATCTTGATGAAGACGGCCACCTCATCGTCATCGACCGTGCCAAAGACGTCATGACTCTGGCCGACGGCACCAAATTCAGCCCGCAGTTCATCGAAAACAAACTCAAGTTCAGCCCCTACATCCGGGAAGCCGTGGTCTTTGGCGGCGATTGGCCTTTTGTCACGGCTTTCATCAATATTGACTTTGCCAACGTGGGCAAATGGGCTGAAAAACACCAGGTGCCCTACACCACCTACACCGACCTGGCGCAGAAGCCCGAGGTGTACGAAATCGTCAAAGCGCATGTGTTGCAGGCCAATGCCGACCTGCCGCCCGCGGCGCGCATCCGCCGTTTCCTGTTGTTGCACAAGGAACTCGACGCCGACGATGCCGAACTCACCCGCACCCGCAAGGTGCGCCGCCGCCTGATTGCCAAGCGCTACGACGACCTGATCTCGGCCCTTTACAGCGATGCGACCAGCGTGCCCGTCGAAACCACGATTACCTATCAGGACGGGCGGACTGCGACCATCCGCACCAACCTGCGCATCGAAGACGTCGATATTTCCGACGCTGCCGGCAAGTAG
- a CDS encoding ABC transporter ATP-binding protein produces MLRGFRHTLNSSRLKPGETQLLIENLHLSFGGVAALTGVSLEVRQSEIFAIIGPNGAGKTSLLNSISGLYKPQRGRITFYDGTRAHELIGKRPHRIARLGIARSFQNIELFKHMTVLDNLLAGCHVHMKSGLLSAMIYWGPAQREQIAFREFVEDIIDLLEIESIRDKKVGTLAYGLQKRVELGRALAMKPAILLLDEPMAGMNSEEKEDMARFILDVNEEHGVTIVLIEHDMGVVMDISDRVAVLNFGQKIAEGTPDEIRKNPVVVQAYLGEEQAVFPFAAGAAGGPHA; encoded by the coding sequence ATGCTGCGAGGTTTTCGCCATACCCTCAACAGCAGCCGTCTCAAGCCAGGTGAAACCCAGTTGCTGATTGAAAACCTGCACCTGAGTTTCGGCGGCGTCGCGGCCCTCACCGGCGTGAGCCTGGAGGTGCGCCAGAGCGAGATTTTCGCCATCATTGGCCCCAATGGGGCTGGTAAAACCAGCCTTCTTAACAGCATCAGCGGCCTTTACAAACCGCAGCGGGGGCGCATCACCTTTTACGATGGCACGCGCGCCCATGAACTCATTGGCAAGCGCCCTCATCGGATTGCCCGCCTTGGCATCGCCCGCTCCTTCCAGAACATTGAACTCTTCAAACACATGACCGTGCTCGACAACCTGCTCGCGGGGTGCCATGTGCACATGAAGAGCGGCCTGCTCAGCGCGATGATCTACTGGGGCCCTGCCCAGCGCGAGCAAATTGCCTTCCGGGAGTTTGTCGAAGACATCATCGACCTGCTGGAAATCGAATCCATCCGCGACAAAAAAGTGGGCACCCTGGCCTACGGCCTGCAAAAACGGGTGGAACTGGGGCGCGCCCTCGCCATGAAGCCGGCCATCCTCTTGCTGGATGAGCCGATGGCTGGGATGAACAGCGAAGAAAAGGAAGACATGGCGCGCTTCATTCTGGACGTCAACGAAGAGCACGGCGTGACCATTGTGCTCATTGAACACGATATGGGGGTCGTCATGGATATCAGCGACCGGGTCGCGGTGCTCAACTTCGGTCAGAAGATTGCCGAAGGAACGCCCGACGAAATTCGCAAGAACCCGGTTGTGGTGCAGGCTTACCTGGGTGAAGAACAGGCGGTCTTCCCCTTTGCCGCCGGTGCAGCAGGAGGCCCCCATGCCTGA